AGCTCTTGCCCTCGACCGGCAGGGCGCCGACGAACACGGTACGCACGCCGGCCCGGGCCAGACGTTCGAGTTCCTGGACGGCCGCCTGGGGATGACGCAGGGAGAGATGGCCGACCGGGAAGAGTCGCTGGCGATGGGCGGCACATACCTCGACGGCCCAGGTGTTGTAGGCCCGACAGTGAGCTGCGGCCAGCTCGGGGTCGTCGATCTGCCCCTCCCACAGCAGGCCCAGGGTGGGATAGATGAACTGGCACGCCATGCCTTCCTGGTCGAGGAAGGCGACGCGGGCGTCCATGTCTTCGAGGCTGTTGTTGAAGGCGGCCGAGAAATCGAAGTGGCCCAGCCCCGAGCCCGCTTCCTTCTGGCCGTAGCCCACGCCCACCCCGAGCAGTTGTTCCATGCTGAACTCGCCGACGCCGCGAACCGCCTTGTCCTCGTTGATCAGCATGACGTAGCGGCCGTCGGCCTCCTGGCGAAAGCGCAGACAGCGCGGTCGGTGGCGCGGCTCAATATAGCGCTCCCACAGATCGAGCGGCTCCATGAAATGACTGTCGGCATCAATGATCCGGCTCATGGGATGTCTCTCCTGAAAGGTCTGGAAAAAGGGCGGGGACGAAGAAGGCGGGCGGGACAGGCGGGGTGGAAGAGAGGCGGACAGCCCGCCCCTCTCTTCCCTATTGTCTTAGGCGGCTTTGAGCTGGACCTTGCTCGGGGAGAGCTGGCACTCGAACATCTCGCCGCCC
The Desulfurellaceae bacterium genome window above contains:
- a CDS encoding amidohydrolase family protein, translated to MSRIIDADSHFMEPLDLWERYIEPRHRPRCLRFRQEADGRYVMLINEDKAVRGVGEFSMEQLLGVGVGYGQKEAGSGLGHFDFSAAFNNSLEDMDARVAFLDQEGMACQFIYPTLGLLWEGQIDDPELAAAHCRAYNTWAVEVCAAHRQRLFPVGHLSLRHPQAAVQELERLARAGVRTVFVGALPVEGKSFGCPDFDPVWASAQELDMAVGLHLVVHRDYIGHDWYEDRRPGFMYLSMNTIQDPRMALTTMVYDGVFERFPRLRVATIEAASGWVVEWLDRLDY